CCCGTCTGTCACCCACATGCACGGTCTGGGCGGGAGGTGGCTGGGCAGAGATGACCCCTCATTACCCAGAGGAGCTCCCCCACCCACACTGCCAGCAACTTCTGAGGCCAAAGCAAACAACCTGGGCCCAGCTGGCACTGAGGCTCCCTTTCTGAGAGTAGGCGTTTGGCCTCCCCTGACCCCATGGAATCCGAGGTTCCCACACCCTGGAAGGACCAGGAacaaatcccagctcctccaggtCCTCCTGTGTGGCTTCACCATCCACCTCATCCCTGAACCTCTGTCTGTCATCTGTGAAACAGCTGGGATTCATGTAACAGGGCTGCTGGGAAGGTGACAGCATTGGAGCGCTCTTCGTGGCCACTCACAGCAGTCAGCTCTAATACAGAACCCACTGTGTCCCAGGTCTGTCCTCAGGACTTCCCACGTCCAGTAGCTTGTTTCATCAGCAAACAACTGTGTAAGCGTAGCTAGTTCCTGGTTCTGTGGACCAAGAAACTGGATGTTCAGAGAGGCTaggtcatttgcccaaggtcacacagctggcagccCATATTCAGGCCTGGACCATTTGGTTCCAGAGTCTGCAGTCCTAACTGAGCAACAGGAATGCTTTGTGCCCTGAAAAAGGCACAGTCTGTGGGCTCCTGGAATCCACAATGCTAGGTTTAGGGCGAAATGCtggcttttcattttataaatggaaaaagGGGCTCTGAGAGGTTCTTccctgtgcccaaggtcacagccaaAGAGGGAGCTGGGCTTAAAACCCAGGTTGCACTTTCAAAGCCTCTGCTTTTAGCAGatgcttttcactgtctccacccctcctgTCCCATTTCTGTCTgggcccccagcccctgctctCTGAGACCTCAGGAATCCAAGCCCCCAGCCCCTTCCTTCCTGTGCTCCAGGATTTCCGGCCCCCCGCCCCCTCCTCAAATGTTATTCATCCACAGAAAAAGAGAGGGGCAGGGAATGGGGGTTCTGGGCAGCTGCCAGCTCCTGTCCATTCCATACCCAGCCTCCCAGAATTGGGTGAGATGTCACCTCCCTTCGTGAGGACTGTTGGGGGGGGGTCACAGGGCCTGCgagccccacctccttcccccttCCTGCTGTGCTAAGGGGGGAACAGCCCACCTCgtgactgggggccggcccagctggTCCTAGCTCGGGAGGAGTAGGCGGGGCAGGGGGCAGCCCTTTAATTGGACGAGTCTGGATCCCTGAGTTTTATTCAGCCCCAGCGGAGGCGAAGGACACGGTTCCCCAGGACCGGTGAGAAGCAgagcgggggaggggagggggcacagATTCCAGCTTAGGGCTTCTGTGGGGAACGGGCTTCGGGGAGAGGAGGTGACTGTCCTATGGGACGGGACAGAAGTGGGAGCTGGGGGTGAGGCAAGGGGACCGGAGCTACGGGAGGGGTGGGTCTCAGGGGCTTCCCGCCTTGGCTGGAAGGTGGCGTGGGGGGAGCACCTTGGCCTGTAGGAAGACCCGGATGAGCCATAGCAAAAGCCACAAATTGAGACTGTCATTTATTAAGCGCCTGCTGGGTGCCCCCATCGTCCTCAGATCTCCATTAATTGTAGGCGCAGAGGTGGCGGCGGGGCAGCTAGAGCGTCGATTGAAGGCGCACTTTtaaatgaggattaaattagctaATGTATGGAAGATGGCACTTGATGTGAAGTTGGAGCTTAGAATGTGAAGGTAGAACGAGGAATGCGAGGTTGGAATTTAGAAAGCCCTGTTGGGACTCACCGGGAACTCGGGGCAGAGTGAGTGGAATTTGAACCCTGGGAGAGGGGGATGGAATTTGGGAGGCGGAGGCGGACCCGGGGATGGGGAGATAGGAGAAGACAGGAGGGATCTAAATAGACAAGGGAGGGGCCTCGGTAAATGTTTGTGATTGGATTAAGCTGATGCCCATCTGGGGCGGGGGAAAGCCTTTGAAGACCGGGGGCAGCGGGGCTCTGGGTGGGAAGAGTCCTACTGGCTGTTGATTGACAGTGTCTCCCTCCCGCAGATTGACCAATCGCAGACGGCAAGATGAAGGTTCTGTGGGCTGCGTTGGTGGTTACGCTCCTGGCAGGTATGGGGCCGGGGCATGCTCAGGCTCCCTGCCGCTCCCCCTCCCGTCCTCCCGTGGACTCCTTGCCCCCCTTCCGTCCCTGGGTCCCCTCTTCTGCTGGTCTGTCGCCCCCTTGAGGGGAGGCCCAGGTCTGAGGCCTCTTCTGACATTCACTGACTCTGAGCCGCCATTTTcctctctttgggcctcagtttccccatccttaAAACGGGAGTTATCACAGTTTCTAATGCATTGTTGTGAGGCAGGTAATGAGCATTAGATAAGTGTCACTGGGATTATTTTAATACTCCATCACCCCAGCACGGCCCTACGTGAAGCACAGACAGATCCCCTCAATAAATGCATGTCAAGTGATTAAATAGGCCGGGCGTccctccacccgctccttgccCACTCGTGCGCTGGAGAAGCGCATGAGCATTTgtggagcacctactgtataccagGTACTGTGTGCCTGGAGCGGGCAAACAGCCCTGATCGCCGGGAACTTGCTCTGCGCAGGATGCGGGGCCGACGTGGAGCCGGGGCCCGAGGTGCAGCCGGGGCCCGAGGTGCAGCTGGGGAAGGAGTGGGCCACGTGGCAGGCcagccagccctgggagcaggccTTGGGCCGCTTCTGGAACTATCTGCGCTGGGTGCAGACGCTGTCCGAGAAGGTGCAGGAGCAGCTGTTGAGCAGCCAGGTCACCGAGGAACTGACGTGAGTGTCCCCCCCTGGCCCCTGACCCTCCTGGTGGGCagttccttctggactcagccCCCACGGGTCTgggtttctttctgtctctgttcaTTTCTTGCTTCCTTTTTCCATTCGAGGCCCTGGCCTTCCCTCCCTCTGATTCTGCCTCCCTCCATCACGCTAGCTTGGTCGCTCACactcctccctcccatctctgcttctgtcttggcccttcctcctctcccgTCTCTCCCTCTCGGGGTCTCTCTGTCCCCATCTTGCCCTCCACCGCCGggtctttctccctctccacGCCCACGCTCCGCCCTCTCGGCCCCCAGGGCGCTGATGGACGACACCATGAAGGAGGTGAAGGCGTGCAAGTCGGAGCTGGAGGAGCAGCTGGGCCCCGTGACCGAGGAGACGAAGGCCCGCGTGTCCAAGGAGCTGCAGGCGGCCCAGGCCCGGCTGGGGGCGGACATGGAGGAGGTGCGCAGCCGCTTGGCGCAGTACCGCGGCGAGCTGCAGGCCATGGTGGGCCAGAGCACCGAGGAGCTGCGGGGGCGCCTGAGCGCCCACCTGCGGAAGCTGCGCAAGAGACTGCTCCGCGACGCCGAGGACCTGCAGCGGCGCCTGGCGGTGTACCAGGCCGGGATCCGGGAGGGCGCCGCGCGCAGCGTGAACACGCTCCGCGAGCACCTGGGGCCGCTGGCGGAGCAGGCCGCCACCGTGCACACCCTGGTCAGCAAGCCGCTGCAGGAGCGGGCCGAGGCCTGGGCCCAGCGGCTGCGCGGGCGGCTGGAGAAGGCGGGCTTCCCGGTGGGGGACCGCCTGGACGAGGTGCGTGAGCAGGTGCAGGAGGTGCGGGCCAAGGTGGAGGAGCAGGCCAACCAGGTGCGCCTGCAGGCCGAGGCCTTCCAGGGCCGCCTCAAGAGCTGGTTCGAGCCCCTCGTGCAAGACATGCAGCAAAAGTGGGCCGAGCTGGTGGAGAAGGTGCAGTTGGCCGTGGGCGCCGTGCCCACCTCTGTGCCCAGTGAGAAGCAGTGAGCGCCCTG
This genomic window from Diceros bicornis minor isolate mBicDic1 chromosome 34, mDicBic1.mat.cur, whole genome shotgun sequence contains:
- the APOE gene encoding apolipoprotein E; protein product: MKVLWAALVVTLLAGCGADVEPGPEVQPGPEVQLGKEWATWQASQPWEQALGRFWNYLRWVQTLSEKVQEQLLSSQVTEELTALMDDTMKEVKACKSELEEQLGPVTEETKARVSKELQAAQARLGADMEEVRSRLAQYRGELQAMVGQSTEELRGRLSAHLRKLRKRLLRDAEDLQRRLAVYQAGIREGAARSVNTLREHLGPLAEQAATVHTLVSKPLQERAEAWAQRLRGRLEKAGFPVGDRLDEVREQVQEVRAKVEEQANQVRLQAEAFQGRLKSWFEPLVQDMQQKWAELVEKVQLAVGAVPTSVPSEKQ